The Dokdonia donghaensis DSW-1 DNA window ATATGGATAACATAGCCATTGCATCAGAGACTGCAGCAAGTAGAGCGATGGAAGGAAGAAAAACACCACCAGAGCTCGCGCTACTTATAAGCTGCATAGGCCGTAAACTCGTACTAGACCAGCGTGTAGAAGAAGAGGTAGAAGAAGTGATAAGTGTGATAGGAGAAGATGTAACTATATCAGGTATATATTCCTATGGTGAGATTGCACCATTTTATGGTGAGCATAGTTGTAAATTGCATAACCAGACAATGACAATCACTTTAATAAGCGAATAGATGAATCCGCTCTTAAAAAGACAAATACGCAAGTACCTGCCTGATGATTTAAAAGATAGAGAAGATCTAGCTGTGTTTATGGATGCTATTAGCGGTTCTTATGATACCCTTGAAAATCAGTTCAAAATGACCCAGAGAGCAATGATGCTCAGTTCAGAAGAGCTTTTTGAGGCAAATAAATTATTAAGACAAGAAACAGCTCAGCAAAAGTCATTACTAGATAGGTTACAAGCTGTAATTCATAAAGCAAATCCAGATAATATTGATGAGAATGCAGAGGAGAGAAACCTAGCAGAGTACATAAGTGAGCAAGCAGAAGAGCTTATACGAGTTAATGAAAATCAAGAGTTGTTATTACAAGAACTTGCATTACAAAATCAAGAACTTAACGATTATGCTCATATCGTTTCTCACGACTTAAAATCACCACTGCGCAGTATAGAAGCTCTCGTAAGTTGGTTACAAGAGGATTATGAAGAGGCACTGGGTGATGACGGTAAAGAGCAAATAAAACTCATTGTATCACATTTAGAAAAGATGGACGCCCTCATCTCTGGTATATTGAGCTACTCCTCTATAGATAAGGACTTACGCAAAGAGCGAGAGATAGATCTTAATGTATTACTAGATGATGTGTTAAATCTACAAGCTGTCCCTAGTAATGTTGAGGTAATCATAAAAGATCTACCCAAGATTGTAGCAGACAAGGTGAAAATCCAGCAATTATTTCAAAACCTAGTAGGTAATGCCATTGCAAATATGGATAAACCAGAAGGTAAGGTCACCGTAAGTTGCGAGATCATCGCTTGTGCTCCCAGATTTAAAATAGTAGATAATGGTAAGGGTATCAATAGAGCCTACTTTGAGAAAATTTTTCAAATTTTTCAAAAATTAGATAGTGACACTTCAGGTACAGGCATAGGGCTCTCCATAGTAAAAAAGATTGTAAGCTTTTACGGTGGTAAGATCTGGCTTGAGAGCGAAGAAGGAGTGGGCACAACTTTTTATTTTACATTACCACATACTACATAAATGGAAAAACCTAGTCTAAGTTACATACAAGAACTTTCAGGTGGAGACGCATCTTTTGAAAAAGTACTCATCGGGTTGGTACAAGCGGAGCTTCCTGTAGAGATCGCAGAGTATGAAGAGAATATGAGTAATTCCGCTTTCGCGAAAGCGGCAGAAAACGTACATAAAATCAAGCATAAACTAGGCATAGTAGGCCTCGTAGATGGGTACGAACTTGCTATCACTTATGAAGCCGAACTTAAAGAAGATAACACACGCCTGGAACAAGCATTTAAAGACATCTTAAATAGTGTCATAGATTTTATAAAAGATTTATAATCTGTAAATTGCATATACAACAATAAATGCCTCATATGTTGAATTGTATAATAGTAGATGATGAAACTGCTGCGAGAACCATAGTCTCGCATTTATGTAATCAAGTAGATAACCTTACTGTAGTAGATGACTTCCCTAACGCGATGCAAGCGATTAAGTTTTTAAATAAAAACGAGGTCGATCTTATATTCTTGGATATACATATGCCAGATTTTACGGGTTTTGACTTTATAGACTCGCTTAAAAATCCGCCAAAGATTGTTCTCACAACATCAGACCGTGACTTTGCTATAGAGGCTTTTGAGTATGATTGTATTGTAGATTACCTTGTAAAACCTATCACATTACCTAGATTTCTTAAGGCGATGCAAAAGGTAGAAAGTTTTAAAGCACCTGTGGTTCAAAAAGCAGCTCCTGTTGTACAAGAAGTAAAGCAAGAAGAGTCAGAAAAAGAGATGTATGTAAATATAGACAGGCGTCTCATAAAGATTGTATTTGATAACATATTTCTTATCGAGGCAAAAGGCGACTACGTACTTATAAAAACCGAAGGAAAAAATTACACCGTACACTCTACACTTAAAAAGATAGAAGAGAAGCTGCCAGACAGCTTGTTCTTAAAAGTACATCGCTCTTATATCATTAATATTAAGAAAATTGTTGATATTGAGGATAATAGCGTCCTCATAGCAAGAGATGTAATCCCTATAAGTCGTTCTAATAGACCAGAACTTATTAAGCGACTTAACTTGTTGTAATTTAGGTATTTCCATTCGTCTACAGTAAACTGCCACTCGTCGATATCACGACTAGTGCTATCGAAAATTAAAAAATACAGGGTATAAACGACCTAATTTTGTTTCTATAATCAAATCCATAGAAGCATTATGAAATCAAATTTTTACTCACTAGCACAACAAGTTTTCTTAGTAGCTTGCTTAGTATGTACTTTTAATGTAAGTGCACAAGACATTCCTTTTAACTGTGATTACAGTGCATACTTATTTCAGTATAATGATGTTTATGCGATTGATCTTGCCTCTGGAAACTCTTTTCTAGCCGCCGAAAATGTAACTTCGGGTAACATTAATGCTGCAGCATATAACCCTGCAGATGGTTTTATATGGGGATATTTATCTAGCCCATCAAAATCTATTGTGAGAATAGGTAAAGACTTTAACACAACCGTTTTTACTATAGATGCACTTACCACGGGTAATAAGTATGTAGGAGACATAAGCG harbors:
- a CDS encoding sensor histidine kinase, whose product is MNPLLKRQIRKYLPDDLKDREDLAVFMDAISGSYDTLENQFKMTQRAMMLSSEELFEANKLLRQETAQQKSLLDRLQAVIHKANPDNIDENAEERNLAEYISEQAEELIRVNENQELLLQELALQNQELNDYAHIVSHDLKSPLRSIEALVSWLQEDYEEALGDDGKEQIKLIVSHLEKMDALISGILSYSSIDKDLRKEREIDLNVLLDDVLNLQAVPSNVEVIIKDLPKIVADKVKIQQLFQNLVGNAIANMDKPEGKVTVSCEIIACAPRFKIVDNGKGINRAYFEKIFQIFQKLDSDTSGTGIGLSIVKKIVSFYGGKIWLESEEGVGTTFYFTLPHTT
- a CDS encoding Hpt domain-containing protein gives rise to the protein MEKPSLSYIQELSGGDASFEKVLIGLVQAELPVEIAEYEENMSNSAFAKAAENVHKIKHKLGIVGLVDGYELAITYEAELKEDNTRLEQAFKDILNSVIDFIKDL
- a CDS encoding LytR/AlgR family response regulator transcription factor encodes the protein MNCIIVDDETAARTIVSHLCNQVDNLTVVDDFPNAMQAIKFLNKNEVDLIFLDIHMPDFTGFDFIDSLKNPPKIVLTTSDRDFAIEAFEYDCIVDYLVKPITLPRFLKAMQKVESFKAPVVQKAAPVVQEVKQEESEKEMYVNIDRRLIKIVFDNIFLIEAKGDYVLIKTEGKNYTVHSTLKKIEEKLPDSLFLKVHRSYIINIKKIVDIEDNSVLIARDVIPISRSNRPELIKRLNLL